In Chelonia mydas isolate rCheMyd1 chromosome 10, rCheMyd1.pri.v2, whole genome shotgun sequence, a single window of DNA contains:
- the LOC114019018 gene encoding vicilin-like seed storage protein At2g18540 isoform X2, with the protein MGGIFSTEVRLKKLENEEAEREHEKEEKQREREEAEKQREREEAEKQREREEAEKKRKHEDRERERQHKERMHQRELKDKAEEREARRQMQEREYEEQEKKRKHEKIITELQNRHLELRILRLTGLSSSKNFPQRILQDALSSTTRPTMPDTLENADDSSDDEDNDL; encoded by the exons ATGGGCGGCATTTTTTCAACGGAG GTGAGGCTGAAAAAGCTGGAGAacgaggaggcagaga GAGAGCACGAGAAGGAAGAGAAGCAGCGAGAGCGcgaggaggcagagaagcagcGAGAGCGcgaggaggcagagaagcagcGAGAGCgcgaggaggcagagaagaagagaaagcatGAGGACCGGGAAAGAGAGCGACAGCACAAGGAACGCATGCATCAGAGAGAGCTTAAAGACAAGGCCGAGGAAAGAGAGGCCCGGCGCCAGATGCAAGAGAGAGAGTATGAGGAGCAAGAGAAGAAGAGGAAGCATGAGAAGATCATCACAGAGCTGCAGAACAGACACCTGGAGTTG CGCATTCTCCGCCTAACTGGTCTCTCATCCAGTAAGAATTTCCCACAACGCATTCTTCAAGATGCTCTCTCATCCACCACACGCCCCACTATGCCTGATACTCTTGAGAATGCTGATGACAGCAGTGACGATGAGGACAATGACTTGTAG
- the LOC114019018 gene encoding zinc finger CCCH domain-containing protein 13 isoform X1 has translation MGGIFSTEVRLKKLENEEAEKKRQHEKEEKQREHEKEEKQREREEAEKQREREEAEKQREREEAEKKRKHEDRERERQHKERMHQRELKDKAEEREARRQMQEREYEEQEKKRKHEKIITELQNRHLELRILRLTGLSSSKNFPQRILQDALSSTTRPTMPDTLENADDSSDDEDNDL, from the exons ATGGGCGGCATTTTTTCAACGGAG GTGAGGCTGAAAAAGCTGGAGAacgaggaggcagagaagaagagACAGCACGAGAAGGAAGAGAAGCAACGAGAGCACGAGAAGGAAGAGAAGCAGCGAGAGCGcgaggaggcagagaagcagcGAGAGCGcgaggaggcagagaagcagcGAGAGCgcgaggaggcagagaagaagagaaagcatGAGGACCGGGAAAGAGAGCGACAGCACAAGGAACGCATGCATCAGAGAGAGCTTAAAGACAAGGCCGAGGAAAGAGAGGCCCGGCGCCAGATGCAAGAGAGAGAGTATGAGGAGCAAGAGAAGAAGAGGAAGCATGAGAAGATCATCACAGAGCTGCAGAACAGACACCTGGAGTTG CGCATTCTCCGCCTAACTGGTCTCTCATCCAGTAAGAATTTCCCACAACGCATTCTTCAAGATGCTCTCTCATCCACCACACGCCCCACTATGCCTGATACTCTTGAGAATGCTGATGACAGCAGTGACGATGAGGACAATGACTTGTAG
- the LOC114019018 gene encoding vicilin-like seed storage protein At2g18540 isoform X3, giving the protein MGGIFSTEVRLKKLENEEAEKKRQHEKEEKQREREEAEKQREREEAEKKRKHEDRERERQHKERMHQRELKDKAEEREARRQMQEREYEEQEKKRKHEKIITELQNRHLELRILRLTGLSSSKNFPQRILQDALSSTTRPTMPDTLENADDSSDDEDNDL; this is encoded by the exons ATGGGCGGCATTTTTTCAACGGAG GTGAGGCTGAAAAAGCTGGAGAacgaggaggcagagaagaagagACAGCACGAGAAGGA agagaagcagcGAGAGCGcgaggaggcagagaagcagcGAGAGCgcgaggaggcagagaagaagagaaagcatGAGGACCGGGAAAGAGAGCGACAGCACAAGGAACGCATGCATCAGAGAGAGCTTAAAGACAAGGCCGAGGAAAGAGAGGCCCGGCGCCAGATGCAAGAGAGAGAGTATGAGGAGCAAGAGAAGAAGAGGAAGCATGAGAAGATCATCACAGAGCTGCAGAACAGACACCTGGAGTTG CGCATTCTCCGCCTAACTGGTCTCTCATCCAGTAAGAATTTCCCACAACGCATTCTTCAAGATGCTCTCTCATCCACCACACGCCCCACTATGCCTGATACTCTTGAGAATGCTGATGACAGCAGTGACGATGAGGACAATGACTTGTAG
- the LOC114019018 gene encoding putative uncharacterized protein DDB_G0271982 isoform X4 → MGGIFSTEVRLKKLENEEAEKKRQHEKEEKQREREEAEKKRKHEDRERERQHKERMHQRELKDKAEEREARRQMQEREYEEQEKKRKHEKIITELQNRHLELRILRLTGLSSSKNFPQRILQDALSSTTRPTMPDTLENADDSSDDEDNDL, encoded by the exons ATGGGCGGCATTTTTTCAACGGAG GTGAGGCTGAAAAAGCTGGAGAacgaggaggcagagaagaagagACAGCACGAGAAGGA agagaagcagcGAGAGCgcgaggaggcagagaagaagagaaagcatGAGGACCGGGAAAGAGAGCGACAGCACAAGGAACGCATGCATCAGAGAGAGCTTAAAGACAAGGCCGAGGAAAGAGAGGCCCGGCGCCAGATGCAAGAGAGAGAGTATGAGGAGCAAGAGAAGAAGAGGAAGCATGAGAAGATCATCACAGAGCTGCAGAACAGACACCTGGAGTTG CGCATTCTCCGCCTAACTGGTCTCTCATCCAGTAAGAATTTCCCACAACGCATTCTTCAAGATGCTCTCTCATCCACCACACGCCCCACTATGCCTGATACTCTTGAGAATGCTGATGACAGCAGTGACGATGAGGACAATGACTTGTAG